One Halalkalicoccus sp. NIPERK01 genomic region harbors:
- a CDS encoding HTH-type sugar sensing transcriptional regulator TrmB, translated as MVSPDLRSTLEAVGERFNLGEYEIDAYLTVLEHGQLTASEIADRTDIPQPRVYDTVRSLSDRGLVELRETRPMQIIAVDPEEAFGRVRGSLDEMVDELEARYTAPARETEAVSLVKSRSTILRHLGEVIEAAEYELILSLTPDLLDRFAEDLREALSSGVSIELLVTPASGAPSPEEFPYGEVSTVARARRGITTPVLVVADGEYSVYATQDAIRDDRDRYGVIFNRSALGFLVSGFFGTVLWTTAETLAENGDGRPFPRKYASIRRCVKDVHEIGGEFFASVEGRDVETGEPRVVRGRVSGVDFEDTEEVATMTVETDDGEVSVGGRVAAFEEIEAHEIHVGRDQVPSP; from the coding sequence ATGGTCAGCCCCGATCTACGCTCGACGCTCGAAGCCGTCGGCGAGCGGTTCAACCTCGGCGAGTACGAGATCGACGCCTATCTCACCGTTCTCGAACACGGCCAGCTCACCGCGAGCGAGATCGCCGATCGAACGGACATCCCCCAGCCACGCGTCTACGACACCGTCCGGAGCCTCTCCGATCGCGGGCTGGTCGAACTCCGGGAGACTCGCCCGATGCAGATCATCGCGGTCGACCCCGAGGAAGCGTTCGGGCGGGTTCGGGGATCGCTCGACGAGATGGTCGACGAACTGGAAGCGCGCTACACCGCACCCGCCCGCGAGACCGAGGCCGTCTCGCTGGTGAAGTCCCGCTCGACGATCCTACGCCACCTCGGCGAGGTGATCGAGGCCGCCGAGTACGAACTCATCCTCTCGCTGACGCCCGACCTCCTCGACCGCTTCGCCGAGGACCTCCGCGAGGCGCTTTCCTCGGGCGTCAGCATCGAACTGCTCGTCACGCCCGCGAGCGGCGCACCCTCGCCCGAGGAGTTCCCCTACGGGGAGGTCTCGACCGTCGCTCGCGCGCGCCGCGGGATCACGACGCCCGTGCTCGTCGTCGCGGACGGGGAGTACTCGGTGTACGCGACGCAGGACGCGATCCGCGACGACCGCGACCGCTACGGTGTGATCTTCAACCGCTCGGCGCTCGGCTTTCTCGTCTCGGGCTTCTTCGGGACCGTCCTCTGGACCACCGCCGAGACGCTCGCCGAGAACGGCGACGGGCGGCCCTTCCCCCGGAAGTACGCCTCGATTCGCCGGTGCGTGAAGGACGTCCACGAGATCGGCGGCGAGTTCTTCGCCAGCGTCGAGGGCCGCGACGTCGAGACCGGCGAGCCACGCGTCGTCCGCGGGCGGGTCTCGGGCGTCGACTTCGAGGACACCGAGGAGGTCGCGACCATGACCGTCGAGACGGACGACGGCGAGGTCTCGGTCGGCGGGCGGGTCGCCGCCTTCGAGGAGATCGAGGCCCACGAGATCCACGTCGGCCGCGATCAGGTCCCCTCCCCGTAA
- a CDS encoding proteasome assembly chaperone family protein produces MAQNPVEASFRVTHEAGETGDTLLVGLSQFGLAGLTAVDYLTTQLDLEETGHITAKALPSITPFAEGRPRHHTRLYSRSDLDITVLVGELFVPVQAADPFSRAILGWTDRNAIDEVAVLSGIPLAHGPEDHRTFYIATEDYHRDRLEGTDVDPMGMGFLDGVNASLVERGMDTDLGVGVFVTPVHAQTPDAEAALRLLSTLKAVYDLDFDTGPLEAFASEVQNHYAQLSERLEAAETHERPDDRMFM; encoded by the coding sequence ATGGCTCAGAACCCCGTCGAGGCGTCGTTTCGCGTGACCCACGAGGCCGGCGAAACGGGCGATACCCTGCTCGTCGGACTCTCGCAGTTCGGGCTGGCCGGGCTGACGGCGGTCGACTACCTCACCACGCAGCTCGACCTCGAGGAGACGGGCCACATCACCGCCAAGGCCCTCCCCTCGATCACCCCGTTCGCGGAGGGCCGTCCGCGCCACCACACCCGGCTGTACTCCCGGTCGGATCTCGACATCACCGTCCTCGTGGGAGAACTGTTCGTCCCCGTGCAGGCGGCCGACCCGTTCAGCCGGGCGATTCTCGGGTGGACCGACCGCAACGCGATCGACGAGGTCGCCGTCCTCTCGGGGATCCCGCTGGCCCACGGTCCGGAGGACCACCGCACCTTCTACATCGCCACCGAGGACTACCACCGCGACCGGTTGGAGGGGACCGACGTCGACCCGATGGGGATGGGGTTTCTCGACGGCGTGAACGCGAGCCTCGTCGAGCGCGGGATGGACACCGACCTCGGGGTGGGCGTGTTCGTCACGCCGGTCCACGCCCAGACCCCCGACGCCGAGGCGGCCCTCCGGCTGCTCTCGACGCTGAAGGCGGTCTACGACCTCGACTTCGACACCGGGCCCCTCGAGGCGTTCGCGAGCGAGGTCCAGAATCACTACGCCCAACTCTCCGAGCGCCTCGAAGCCGCCGAGACCCACGAGCGACCCGACGACCGGATGTTCATGTAA
- a CDS encoding mechanosensitive ion channel family protein, producing the protein MQIGQTIAETIESFLQWLVTSITGRLLLALAVVFVGWYVSGVVVRMLGRPVAQRFERQSLSRTILRTIKIGVILFSVAIAAGILGVGVGNIFLSVTVISAVVGVILAPVIGNYVGGLFVLADQPYEIGDMIEIVDAQQRGFIEDITLRYTKVLTEDNSVLVIPNATIRERDVINYTAEDERTRMTMDMTVTYEGDLAEARRLVVRAARQAEGVIAGGPTIRVGNARYPARPTCQIREYADHGVGLRLRYWVRTPYYASKVQSEIQERIWKELDDADVGIPYPHTHVVFDETSGEARVAMERAEDRVRPDPDVSRRP; encoded by the coding sequence ATGCAGATCGGGCAGACGATCGCCGAGACGATCGAGAGCTTCCTCCAGTGGCTCGTCACCTCGATCACGGGCCGGCTGTTGCTCGCGCTCGCGGTGGTCTTCGTCGGCTGGTACGTCTCGGGCGTGGTCGTCCGGATGCTCGGGCGGCCCGTCGCCCAGCGCTTCGAGCGCCAGAGCCTCTCGCGGACGATCCTCCGCACCATCAAGATCGGCGTGATCCTGTTCTCGGTGGCGATCGCGGCCGGGATCCTCGGCGTCGGCGTCGGCAACATATTCCTCTCCGTGACGGTGATCTCGGCGGTGGTCGGCGTCATCCTCGCGCCCGTCATCGGGAACTACGTCGGCGGGCTGTTCGTCCTCGCGGATCAGCCCTACGAGATCGGCGACATGATCGAGATCGTCGACGCCCAACAGCGGGGGTTCATCGAGGACATCACGCTCCGCTACACCAAGGTGCTCACCGAGGACAACTCGGTGCTCGTGATCCCCAACGCCACCATCAGGGAACGGGACGTGATCAACTACACCGCCGAGGACGAGCGCACGCGGATGACGATGGACATGACCGTCACCTACGAGGGCGACCTCGCGGAGGCGCGCCGGCTGGTCGTGCGGGCGGCCCGGCAGGCCGAGGGCGTCATCGCCGGCGGCCCGACGATCCGCGTCGGCAACGCGCGGTATCCCGCCCGCCCGACCTGTCAGATCCGCGAGTACGCCGACCACGGCGTCGGACTCAGGCTTCGCTACTGGGTGCGAACGCCCTACTACGCCTCGAAGGTCCAGTCGGAGATCCAGGAACGGATCTGGAAGGAACTCGACGACGCCGACGTCGGGATCCCCTACCCCCACACCCACGTCGTCTTCGACGAGACCAGCGGCGAGGCCCGCGTGGCGATGGAGCGCGCCGAAGATCGGGTCCGGCCCGATCCGGACGTCAGCCGCCGACCGTGA
- a CDS encoding universal stress protein translates to MTRVVVPVRYPLSARSKRTVERALDVAEDDDADLTVLHVNLYQNGHPITRAELKRAVETEFGRLPTVRYVVRSGFLVEETILDEIAAEDADIVVIGNRQASRWKRLINRLVRDPDIESFLRNHLDCTVITVGG, encoded by the coding sequence GTGACCCGCGTCGTCGTTCCCGTCCGGTACCCGCTCTCGGCCCGCTCGAAACGGACCGTCGAGCGCGCGCTCGACGTCGCAGAAGACGACGACGCCGACTTGACCGTGTTACACGTCAACCTCTATCAGAACGGTCATCCGATCACGCGTGCGGAGTTGAAGCGCGCGGTCGAGACCGAGTTCGGTCGGTTGCCGACCGTGCGGTACGTGGTCCGGTCGGGCTTCCTGGTCGAGGAGACGATACTCGACGAGATCGCGGCCGAGGACGCCGACATCGTCGTCATCGGCAACAGACAGGCCTCGCGCTGGAAGCGCCTGATCAACCGGCTGGTACGCGATCCCGACATCGAGAGCTTCCTCAGGAACCACCTCGACTGCACCGTGATCACGGTCGGCGGCTGA
- a CDS encoding polysaccharide deacetylase family protein — MEKPSPSRRTFLGLSAASLAGLSGCLGSLRTETDGTSDGNTSDTDPDGNETDSDDDREEPLDPPEGGAVVFVYDDGPLEDYTQAFPAHRAFDAPATVGVVSDWLGREDYQQNGCMDVAHLEELVEAGWEVASHTTEHTTLGTFELTEDARPGDERIYPEEIRHGYHRGKTIEFVTGERVFERAVSDYGSDGTGRYIAVDEPIDETCVAGETRVRYPAEQMHAALGDSKRALERAGFAVDTLLAPYDNFDDYSREFVAEYYSGVANARHGSRINDPEGFDPYYTRRDYFIEFTSRESVRRDLDEVAERGALGVIGAHTFKEEVTEERIRETLSWVTERGISVLTLRDAIARYAH, encoded by the coding sequence ATGGAAAAGCCCTCGCCCTCCAGGCGGACGTTCCTCGGACTGAGCGCGGCGTCCCTCGCCGGGCTCTCGGGCTGTCTCGGCAGCCTCCGGACCGAGACGGACGGGACGTCCGACGGAAACACGAGCGATACCGATCCCGACGGGAACGAAACGGATAGCGATGACGACCGCGAGGAACCCCTCGATCCGCCCGAAGGCGGGGCGGTGGTGTTCGTCTACGACGACGGCCCCCTCGAAGACTACACCCAGGCGTTCCCCGCCCACCGGGCGTTCGACGCCCCCGCGACGGTCGGCGTCGTCAGCGACTGGCTCGGGCGTGAGGATTACCAACAGAACGGGTGTATGGACGTCGCGCACCTCGAGGAGTTGGTCGAGGCGGGCTGGGAGGTCGCCTCGCACACCACCGAGCACACGACACTGGGCACGTTCGAACTCACTGAGGACGCCCGCCCCGGCGACGAGCGCATCTACCCCGAAGAGATTCGCCACGGCTATCATCGGGGGAAAACCATCGAATTCGTCACCGGAGAGCGGGTCTTCGAGCGCGCTGTGAGCGACTACGGCAGCGACGGCACCGGTCGATACATCGCGGTCGACGAACCCATCGACGAGACGTGTGTCGCGGGCGAGACGAGAGTTAGGTATCCGGCCGAGCAGATGCACGCCGCGCTTGGCGACTCGAAGCGCGCGCTCGAACGCGCGGGCTTTGCGGTCGACACCCTGTTGGCGCCGTACGACAACTTCGACGACTACTCCCGCGAGTTCGTCGCCGAGTACTACTCGGGGGTGGCGAATGCGCGCCACGGCTCGCGCATCAATGATCCCGAGGGGTTCGATCCCTACTACACGCGTCGGGACTACTTCATCGAGTTCACCTCGCGCGAGTCGGTGCGCCGGGACCTCGACGAGGTCGCCGAGCGGGGAGCGCTCGGGGTGATCGGCGCGCACACGTTCAAGGAGGAGGTGACGGAAGAGCGGATTCGCGAGACGCTGTCGTGGGTCACGGAGCGGGGGATCAGCGTTCTGACGCTGCGCGACGCCATCGCGCGATACGCTCACTGA
- a CDS encoding DUF5816 domain-containing protein codes for MERLSTEGETLYVARDEAERGSDGPFYVVYRTTDRRERWGYLCGNCGSPNTAMDTMGRIVCNDCPNQRKPTEWDAAHE; via the coding sequence ATGGAGCGACTGTCGACCGAGGGGGAGACGCTGTACGTCGCGCGCGACGAGGCCGAGCGTGGCTCCGACGGGCCGTTCTACGTCGTCTATCGGACGACGGACCGCCGCGAGCGGTGGGGGTATCTCTGCGGGAACTGCGGGAGCCCGAACACGGCGATGGACACCATGGGCCGGATCGTCTGTAACGACTGTCCCAACCAGCGCAAGCCGACCGAGTGGGACGCGGCCCACGAGTGA
- a CDS encoding ABC transporter substrate-binding protein, whose product MTVPRGPIRRRALLSGVAGAFAANAGCLSRFQASVDRDTPEQVSLSIATVPADEDPVPVRIARHLAETFAAAGIDVGLQPVTAEKLWRNVLLNQDFAVYVGQYPGYVDPDHLYGLLHSRFSEEPGWQNPFGYVNVPGVDEPLETQRGASDGTRSAALSALVEAAREEAPLSVVAYPEELRAVRTDRYAGWDYRSLESPLGYLGLQGRNAAENGGRAPDTLRLGITDRRITHNLNPLAVEYRDRWIVTGLLYDPLGRYVEGEIEPWLASDWSWLDDRLRVSLREGLTWHDGEALTAADVAFTYRLLEDTTYTEENPTVPAPCFRAQSTLVGGVEVTGERTVEFALDADPEIGLHALTVPILPMHVWEERTTLTSIAGFDLDNVTEALVVNNMDPVGSGPLRFEAATPDSRLELVRNEDHFLVGLSDGSLPAFAGGPPYERMVFVYSPSQANVVEGVQAGDFDASARALPPTEIERAEGASEVELAGGATSAYYHVGFNTRNAPLSNPRFRRALSRLLDREFLRTEVFDGHAIPAFSPITVGGPSDEWYTGHGSGFAGESGTGTVDPEVAHDLFREAGYIYNESGELVVR is encoded by the coding sequence GTGACCGTACCGAGGGGACCGATCCGACGCCGTGCGCTCCTGTCGGGCGTGGCCGGCGCGTTCGCCGCGAACGCCGGCTGTCTGAGTCGGTTTCAGGCCTCGGTCGACCGCGACACGCCCGAGCAGGTCTCGCTGTCGATCGCGACCGTCCCCGCCGACGAGGACCCCGTCCCCGTGCGGATCGCCCGCCACCTCGCGGAGACCTTCGCGGCCGCCGGGATCGACGTCGGCCTCCAGCCGGTGACGGCCGAGAAGCTCTGGCGGAACGTCCTGCTCAATCAGGACTTCGCCGTCTACGTCGGCCAGTACCCCGGTTACGTCGACCCCGACCACCTCTACGGACTGCTTCACTCGCGCTTCAGCGAGGAACCCGGCTGGCAGAACCCCTTCGGCTACGTGAACGTTCCCGGCGTGGACGAGCCGCTCGAAACCCAACGCGGGGCGAGCGACGGCACCAGAAGCGCGGCGCTCTCGGCGCTCGTAGAGGCCGCCCGCGAGGAGGCCCCGCTGTCGGTCGTCGCCTACCCCGAGGAGCTACGGGCGGTCCGAACCGACCGCTACGCGGGGTGGGACTACCGGTCGCTCGAGTCACCCCTGGGGTATCTCGGGCTGCAGGGGCGAAACGCGGCCGAAAACGGGGGACGCGCGCCCGACACGCTGCGTCTCGGGATCACCGACAGACGGATCACGCACAACCTGAACCCGCTGGCCGTCGAGTACCGCGACCGCTGGATCGTCACCGGGCTGCTCTACGACCCGCTGGGTCGGTACGTCGAGGGGGAGATCGAGCCGTGGCTCGCGAGCGACTGGTCGTGGCTCGACGACCGCCTGCGCGTCAGCCTCCGCGAGGGCCTCACGTGGCACGACGGGGAGGCCCTGACCGCCGCCGACGTCGCCTTCACCTACCGCCTGCTCGAGGACACCACCTACACCGAAGAGAACCCCACCGTTCCGGCCCCCTGTTTCCGCGCACAGAGTACGCTGGTCGGGGGGGTCGAGGTCACCGGCGAGCGGACGGTCGAGTTCGCGCTCGACGCCGACCCCGAGATCGGCCTGCACGCGCTCACCGTCCCGATCCTGCCGATGCACGTCTGGGAGGAGCGGACCACGCTCACCTCGATCGCGGGCTTCGACCTCGACAACGTCACCGAGGCGCTCGTCGTGAACAACATGGACCCCGTCGGCTCGGGGCCGCTCCGGTTCGAGGCGGCGACGCCCGATTCCCGCCTCGAACTCGTCCGCAACGAGGACCACTTCCTCGTCGGCCTCTCCGACGGCTCCCTCCCGGCCTTCGCGGGCGGGCCGCCGTACGAGCGGATGGTCTTCGTCTACTCGCCCTCGCAGGCGAACGTCGTCGAGGGGGTTCAGGCGGGCGACTTCGACGCCAGTGCGAGGGCGCTGCCGCCGACGGAGATCGAGCGTGCCGAGGGGGCGAGCGAGGTCGAACTCGCCGGCGGGGCGACAAGCGCGTACTACCACGTCGGGTTCAACACGCGCAACGCGCCGCTGTCGAACCCGCGGTTCAGACGCGCGCTCTCGCGGCTGCTCGACAGGGAGTTCCTGCGTACGGAGGTGTTCGATGGTCACGCGATTCCGGCGTTCAGCCCCATCACGGTCGGCGGGCCGAGCGACGAGTGGTACACGGGCCACGGGTCGGGGTTCGCAGGGGAGAGCGGTACCGGAACCGTCGATCCCGAGGTCGCACACGACCTCTTCCGTGAGGCAGGGTATATATACAACGAGAGCGGAGAACTGGTCGTGCGCTGA
- a CDS encoding phosphatase PAP2 family protein — MLTGLITVLLSIVVVVSVLLVIGSVLCIGRGPLRELRADLKPRIRRAAPAIGLLVVVLVLNSLTRRTAQRLSWLIGFEITDQIFRLEGTFVAWIQTFQTTELTLYFSAVYVYGYAFLLVFPLLAYLALPEQRTLQELTIAYTANYALGLVCYLLFVAYGPRNLDIAEQLMYNVYPSSRLLTSAINTNTNVFPSLHTSLSVTVLLFAWRTREAYPRWLAIAAVLATSVVISTMYLGIHWATDVVAGTVLAAVSVWIGVKSADRWRETVTDAAPRITGALRSRL, encoded by the coding sequence ATGCTGACAGGACTGATAACGGTACTGCTGTCCATCGTCGTGGTCGTGAGCGTCCTGCTCGTGATCGGGTCGGTCCTCTGTATCGGCCGCGGACCGCTCCGCGAACTCCGGGCCGACCTGAAACCCCGAATCCGACGAGCGGCCCCCGCGATCGGGCTGCTGGTGGTCGTGCTGGTGCTCAACAGCCTCACCCGCCGGACCGCCCAGCGGCTGTCGTGGCTGATCGGCTTCGAGATCACCGACCAGATCTTCCGGCTCGAAGGGACGTTCGTCGCGTGGATCCAGACGTTCCAGACGACCGAGCTGACCCTGTACTTCTCGGCCGTCTACGTCTACGGCTACGCCTTCCTGCTCGTCTTCCCGCTGCTCGCGTACCTCGCGCTTCCCGAACAGCGAACCCTACAAGAGCTCACGATCGCCTACACCGCCAACTACGCGCTCGGGCTCGTCTGTTACCTGTTGTTCGTCGCCTACGGCCCGCGAAACCTCGACATCGCCGAGCAGCTCATGTACAACGTCTACCCCTCCTCGCGCCTGCTCACGAGCGCCATCAACACCAACACGAACGTGTTTCCCTCGCTTCACACCTCGCTCTCGGTGACGGTGTTGCTCTTCGCGTGGCGCACCCGCGAGGCCTACCCGCGATGGCTCGCCATCGCGGCGGTGCTGGCGACGAGCGTCGTGATCTCGACGATGTATCTCGGGATCCACTGGGCGACCGACGTCGTCGCGGGGACGGTCCTGGCGGCCGTCAGCGTCTGGATCGGGGTCAAGAGCGCGGATCGCTGGCGCGAGACCGTGACGGATGCGGCCCCCCGGATCACCGGCGCGCTTCGTTCGCGCCTGTGA
- a CDS encoding helix-turn-helix domain-containing protein, whose amino-acid sequence MAAIIQLRFPATEATLGGTIAAVPGVRMEVEKFASAADESKRPLIWIQTDDYGAVDGALSADPTVASHAVVGEAEGRRLYELAWTDPADVTFCALERFGGHLRYASLTDGQWAVELLFPTRERLSRMYEAITERGLPITVDSIHELDEATADRPLTENQRRTLETALATGYYDIPRETTLSDLAEEMDVSHQALSERLRRAHKQLVTTALNGHPMNGPTDLETDRPHR is encoded by the coding sequence ATGGCTGCGATCATTCAGCTTCGGTTTCCGGCAACGGAGGCGACGCTGGGAGGGACGATCGCTGCAGTCCCCGGAGTCCGGATGGAGGTCGAGAAGTTCGCGAGCGCCGCCGACGAATCGAAACGTCCGCTGATCTGGATCCAGACCGACGACTACGGGGCCGTCGACGGGGCGCTCTCCGCCGATCCGACGGTCGCCAGCCACGCGGTCGTCGGCGAGGCGGAGGGTCGTCGGCTCTACGAACTGGCGTGGACCGACCCGGCGGACGTGACGTTCTGCGCGCTGGAACGGTTCGGCGGTCATCTCCGATACGCGAGCCTCACGGACGGACAGTGGGCCGTCGAACTCCTCTTTCCGACCCGGGAACGGCTCTCGCGGATGTACGAGGCCATCACCGAGCGCGGACTCCCGATCACCGTCGACTCGATCCACGAGTTGGACGAGGCGACCGCCGATCGACCGCTGACGGAGAACCAGCGACGGACGCTCGAAACGGCCCTCGCGACGGGGTACTACGACATCCCCCGCGAAACGACCCTCTCGGACCTCGCGGAGGAGATGGACGTCTCGCACCAAGCGCTCTCCGAACGGCTCCGACGGGCGCACAAACAGCTCGTCACGACCGCCCTCAACGGCCATCCTATGAACGGGCCCACCGATCTCGAGACGGATCGACCGCACCGCTGA
- a CDS encoding bacterio-opsin activator domain-containing protein: protein MSIIVEFTVPAEEFTLYETLCIVPETTVEVERVVAHADDWIVPYFWASGGDQEDFERAAREDPSVEDLTRLDQRDGAALYRAEWVEDVETVAYAYTQTGATLLDASGRDGRWELQLRFDTEGDSSAFWDHLEKSDRSADLHRLYRPTQPRMEGQPGLTDLQHDTLVTALSAGYYEIPRSLSMKELADELGVSQQALSNRLRRGHRTLVENGLTVNLTHEDDT, encoded by the coding sequence ATGAGCATCATCGTCGAGTTCACCGTTCCCGCCGAGGAGTTCACGCTGTACGAGACGCTCTGTATCGTCCCCGAGACGACCGTCGAGGTCGAACGCGTCGTCGCTCACGCCGACGACTGGATCGTCCCGTACTTCTGGGCGTCGGGGGGCGACCAGGAGGACTTCGAGCGGGCGGCCCGCGAGGACCCATCGGTCGAGGACCTCACCAGACTCGATCAGCGCGACGGCGCGGCGCTGTACCGCGCCGAGTGGGTCGAGGACGTCGAAACGGTGGCGTACGCCTACACGCAGACGGGCGCGACGCTCCTCGACGCGTCGGGAAGGGACGGTCGCTGGGAACTCCAGTTGCGCTTCGACACCGAAGGGGACTCCTCGGCCTTCTGGGACCACCTCGAAAAGAGCGACCGGAGCGCCGACCTCCACCGCCTCTACAGGCCGACACAGCCACGGATGGAGGGACAACCGGGGCTGACGGACCTCCAGCACGACACCCTGGTTACGGCGCTATCCGCCGGCTACTACGAGATCCCGCGTTCCCTCTCGATGAAGGAACTGGCCGACGAACTCGGGGTCTCCCAGCAGGCGCTCTCGAACCGGCTCCGGCGGGGCCACCGGACGCTGGTCGAGAACGGCCTCACGGTCAACCTGACCCACGAGGACGACACCTAG
- a CDS encoding dodecin, protein MVFKKVTLIGTSTESFDAAADDAIARAQNTLENVYWAEVEEFGVELKNVDEPEYQATLEVAFEVED, encoded by the coding sequence ATGGTCTTCAAGAAGGTCACGCTGATCGGGACGAGCACCGAGAGCTTCGACGCCGCGGCCGACGACGCGATCGCGCGCGCCCAGAACACCCTCGAGAACGTCTACTGGGCGGAGGTCGAGGAGTTCGGCGTCGAACTCAAGAACGTGGACGAACCCGAGTACCAGGCGACCCTCGAGGTCGCCTTCGAAGTCGAGGACTGA
- a CDS encoding iron-sulfur cluster assembly accessory protein, translating to MSTETAAGADPEIQVSPTAAEQALDLLEGEGLDTGIAGLRLFVQQGGCAGLSYGMRFDDEPEEDDTVYEHHGLRVFVDPASMRYIEGSVLDYESGLQGAGFHVENPNVVSECGCGESFRT from the coding sequence ATGAGCACCGAGACCGCCGCCGGCGCGGACCCGGAGATCCAGGTCTCCCCGACGGCCGCAGAGCAGGCACTCGATCTGCTGGAGGGCGAGGGATTGGACACCGGAATCGCGGGCCTGCGCCTGTTCGTCCAGCAAGGTGGCTGTGCCGGCCTCTCGTACGGGATGCGCTTCGACGACGAACCCGAGGAGGACGACACCGTCTACGAACACCACGGCCTGCGCGTGTTCGTCGACCCCGCGAGCATGCGCTACATCGAGGGGAGCGTCCTCGATTACGAGTCCGGCCTCCAGGGTGCGGGCTTCCACGTCGAGAACCCGAACGTCGTCAGCGAATGTGGCTGCGGGGAGTCCTTCCGCACCTGA
- a CDS encoding SHOCT domain-containing protein, producing MDSEDRETLLIVFAILLLVIVLPLSILEAPWLLALAMLLGAWYWWQTGGNPVSATLDTVRRERETESRAVPEPGGDDPLSALRKRYARGEIGDEEFDHRLERLLETEPEELDRERERLFDR from the coding sequence ATGGACTCCGAGGACAGGGAAACGTTGCTGATCGTCTTCGCGATCCTCCTGCTGGTGATCGTTCTCCCCCTGTCGATCCTCGAAGCGCCGTGGCTGCTCGCGCTGGCGATGCTCCTCGGGGCGTGGTACTGGTGGCAGACCGGGGGGAACCCGGTATCCGCGACCCTCGATACGGTCCGACGCGAGCGGGAAACCGAGTCACGAGCGGTCCCCGAACCCGGCGGTGACGACCCGCTCTCGGCCCTCCGGAAACGATACGCCCGCGGCGAGATCGGCGACGAGGAGTTCGACCATCGGCTCGAGCGCCTGCTCGAAACCGAGCCCGAGGAACTGGACCGCGAGCGCGAACGCCTGTTCGATCGGTAG